CTTAttaagttgctgagtcgtgtcccactctctgcgaccccatggactgcatgcagcgtaccaggcttccAAGTTCCAGAGGTGATTTGAAATTGTCTAGTAACCACAATAAAAAGGTAAGAAGGAAATAGGTGAAATcaagtttaatatattttattttaaccaaacttatcagatatattattttaataggtAATCAATAAACACGAATGAGACATTtgatattcttttttcatattgtcTTTGAAATCCATGTAAAGCACATCTCAGTTGGTATTAGCCACATTTTGTGTTCAGCAGCCACGTTCAGTGGTCACCATACTGTACAGCCAGATCTCTACTCTCCGGATCTGATCCCTCTCCGACTATTTTCTCTTGAACCCACTAGAGTCAGACTTTTGCCTCCACCCTGCACCCAGTTTGTTCTTGCCAAGGTCATCATTGGCTTCCACGATCGTTTTTATGTTCAGTTCTCAGCTGATGACCCATCAGCGGCATTTGGTATAGTCCATCACTCTCTTCTTGAACTGCTTTCTGGAATTTCTCTCTTGtagtttttctgctttttctttctcagtctcctttgctggTTCCTCATCTTTCCTCCAGCCTTTAAATACGGAGTACCCTGGGGTAGTCCTTGCACTCTGCtattctgttcttctttcttggTGATCTAACTCACTctcctgactttatttttttttaggctgCATCACACagcttatgagatcttagttccccaactagggattgaacctggggccccagcagtgaaagcactgagcccTAATCattggacttccagggaattctcttttttaaaaaaaagttatttttatttttttaaattaaaaaaattaatttttaaaatttaaattaaattttaaaacaattttattaaagtgtagttgatttacaatgttgtgttaatttctgctgtacagcaaagtgattcaattatacatatatactattgttcgtattattttcctttttttttttaactttttattatgtaTTGAATTGTAGtctattaacagtgttgtgatagtttcaggtgaacagcaaaggggctcagccatacatgtacatgtttcCATTCTGCCCTAAACTCCCCATCCATCCAGGCTGTCATATAAttttgaacagagttccatgtgctgtatagtaggttcttgttaaaaaattttaaaaaacttttttttaatctcctgacTTTACAGACCACCTAAAAGGTGACAGCTATCCAGACCTCTCTCCTGGCTCCAGACCTGCACACCCAGGTGCCTACTCAGCCCCCCTACTGGGGCCTTTAAAGGGCAGCTCAGACTCAACATGTCTAAACCCCAACTCCGAATTCTCCCGCCAACCTCCAAAGCTCCTAAATGGCAATTCCATACTTCCAGCTGCTCAGGCCTCAAACTTTGGAATTATTCTTAACTCCTCTCCAGTTCCCATACCTTATCCATCAGCAAATGAGTTCTACCCTAAGAATGTAGCCAGCATTTGACCCTTTCTCAGAGTGGCAGTAAATGCAAGTCGGATCATGTCACTCTTCTGCTTAAACTCTGCGGTGGCCCCCATCTCGCTGAGAGTGAGATCCTTTCAGTCCTTCCCGTGGCCTCCAAGGACCTCCCCATGAGCTGGCCTCCTGCTCCCTCTTGGCCTCCCTTCCTCCACTCTCAGCCTCGCTGTGCTCTGGCTAGCCACACCGGCCTTCTGTGCCTCCTCCCTCCACACTCATGCCTAGGGGCCTTTGTGTTGGGTTTTCACTGTTTTGAGAATGTTCCTCACCCAGTCATCCTCCTCTGAGTCATTCTCCTCTAGCCGACGCTTGAGGGACTTTACTCAAATGTCCCTcatcagagaggccttccctTTCATTCATTGTGGATAAATTATCCCCTCCAGTACTCCCGCTGCCTTAATTTTTTTGCTCTTTGCAATCACCACCATCTTACAAATTctatatttacttgtttttattattctttccccCATTAGAATATAAGCTCTATGctagacttccccggtggtccagtggttaagaatccgcccggcaatgcagggtacacaggtttgatccccggtttgGGAATACACcatgtgccttggagcaactaagctcatgtggcCACAACCACACAAGCCTGTGCACACCCCGAGAGCCTGCGCTCTGTGACAGGAGAAGCCGCTGTGACaagagcccacacgctgcaacaaaagtagcccccgctctcagcagctagagaaagaccgtgcagcagcgaagacccagcacggccaagaggaaagaaagaaagaacataagCTCTGTGTCAGCGGCTTTGGTTGCCTAGCACAGCACTTGGCACATAGTGGGATCTCtagaaatgtttgttgagtgaataaatggcaTTGCTCATAGGTGAATGAGTCACCAGTGGATGAAGGATGACTTGGCCCAGAGTAGTCGAATATGGCCAAGAGCCCAGTTCTGGGCTGGGCCCCCTATAGTTGAATCGCAGCTCTCTCCTTGTTGGCAGTAACCACGGCAATTCACTTCACCCTTCTGTGCCTCGGTTCCTCGTCTGTGAAATGAGAATGATGCTAGTACCTCCTGTTAGGCTGTGTAGGGAGTCTATGAGGTTCTACACGTGAAGGTACCCGGTTGGCACTCTGAGTGTTTGGTAAatgttagcttttaaaaaatatatatatatatatctcttgtAATACCACTTTGGGAAATGGAACTCTGTAAAACGTGAAAAAATTAGgctgaagataaaagaaaattgaaatgcaGACCAGCATGGGggaattttattgtatttataaagGAAAAACTAGGTCAGAAATTAAAACGGATTAATGGATGCAGTTGTGTCTCAGCTGCAGGGAGCAGAAAATAGAGGCAGAATCTTCATCCTTGGGAATTCCTATTGCAGAAAGAAAGATAAAGCTTAGTCTGGGGGCACTGAAATCAAGGCAAGGTAGGACAGGGCACTTGGAATTAGGGTGACAGAGACTCCAGTGTTGAGACTGACCGACTCCCCAGACGACCTCAGTCTTAGCCCCAGCTCTCCCAGCCCACTCCTACTGAGAGCCTGGGCAGTCACTGGCCCTTGAAGAAGCCACTTCTAAGTCCCAAATAGGGTTAGATGAGGTCATTCTTTCCAGCGCACACATTCACCACATCACTTACCATTTATAGCAAATTAAATAATCCACTCTACAAGTACTTGTTTAATTTCTGTCTACTTCAGTGTGTTATGAATTCCACGAGACCAGAGACCAAGACTGGCCCGTCCACGGCTGTCCCCTCAGCCCAGAGCCTGGCCATCTTTggatgattttttgttttttaagattttttttacatGGACCATTTTagaagtctttactgaatttattacaatattgcttctgttttatgttttcattttctggccACAAGTTATATGGAATCttatttcccagaccaggaattgaacccatgccctctgcattgaaaggtgaagtcttaaccactggaccaccagggaagtccctggatgacTTTTAAGAGCTAGGAAGATGGAGAAATCTGAACTTGTTAACTTGGAGGACTGTTATATGGACGTGAGGCGTGGTGGGTGTGAAAGGGTGCTAACTGCCAAATCCTTCTACTTTTAAGGCATTAATGTAAGAATTGTCCTGGTATTTGCAACAGTTGAGCTGGAGGGGGAACAATGGCTGGAGCAACCTCTGGGGCCTTCCTGCTGCTCTAGGACTTTCAGCTCTGTGAAGCTTTTAACCTGCAGGAACAAAGCCTGCATTCTTAGGATGTGGCCCTCCTTGTGGCCACTCTGCCCCACTGGGGCCTGGTGGGAGCCCTGAAGCAGGTGAATAGTGACCTAATCCCAGCATGAGAGGCACGGGGCTAGGGTGGTATGGTGGGGGGAGGCATTATTCTTTAGggacatgtattttttaaaaaaattctatcctCCAGGACCTTGGCGGTCACTGGAGCAAATCTGCTCCCTTCACAGAGGAGAGAACAGGGAAGATGACTTGCTGTGTGCAGACTTGGCTGCATGAGCAGACCTGGGGCTCAGGAGTCCATCCGGCCTCCGGGGCTGGTTCTCACCTCTGCTGCGCTCTGCCTGTCAGCCTGCTGCTGTTTGCATCTCCCCAGGACAATACTTGGCCGGATCTCTGAGCTCTCGTTGTCTAATCAGGCTGGGAAGAAGGTGAGGGGGCACGTGGCGAGCTCTGCTGGGAGCTGGATTTGCTTAATAGTTTGGGCTGGAGATGTCTGGCAGAGTCACGCTGGGGCATGTTTGTGCTCACAGATCAAAACTCGGGCTTTAAAATACAGCACAGTTTCTGCAAACAGTCGTGTCGTTTTGAAGAAACGGAGTTCGTGTGAAGGGCTCTGGGGAAGAAAGGCAGGTCTTGGGCCTGCCTAGTCCCTGACTTGGGGCTAGCTACTTcttctttgcctcagttttcctcctctgtaaaatgggaaaactcACTCCTGATCTTCCCTGACTCCTACTAGGATTGTGAGGGTCAGGGAGCTGGGGAGTGACTGTCATTCCCATCTCTCCTTCTCACAAGCACTGCTCATAGTCCTCTACCCAAGGGTTTTGGGAGGGGCTGGTCTCCCTTTGATTTTACAGTTCGATGAACTTGGCAAGGGATCCAGGGCATGCATCTCAGACCAGGAGCATCAGAGTCCCCTGGGACTCTAGTTCAAATTCAGATTCCTGGGTCCTATCCCCAGGACTCATGAGTGAGGGACATTTCTGGACACAGACACTGAGGCTGGCCTCTGGCTACACACTGGAGATACAGGAGTGGATAAAAGCCAGTCTCCATCACACATGTCCCCCCTTCTTCTGGTTCTTGATGTATGGAAGAAGGGATCTCATTCCCAGTTTGCTTGGAGAGGGGGAGAGTCTTTTCCTGGCTACCCTTGGGGACAGAAGCCTCTGCAGTCCCTcaatacacacatgtgcacaccttcacacttgtgcacacacacatattcctaCCTGCGCTCCTGCAGCAGGCTCACCAAGATGCTCTCCAATGCCATCTGCTGTTGGTCTGTCCACACGCTGTCCACCTGACGGCCAAGCCGTACCTTTGCTCCTTGCTCctggtttctctctctgtttgattagaaaaagaggaagagcagAAGTTGCTGTTTGAGTCGGAAGTGGAGGAGGCCTGGGAAAGGTCAGGGCAAAGGAAGCAGAGCGGGGGTGCATCCCTCGGCCCTGTCACAATATCTGGCATAGACTCTTGGACCCAGCTGAATTAGGCTCAGCAACGTTTAAGCAGGCAGTGTGTCTAGAAGTGAAAACTATAGGCTGTGAAGTACACATTTGCAAAATATCTTCCCACAGATGATTATTAAGTACAAGGGAGGAAATGTTCACAGAGGAGAAACCTGGCAGCCGTTGTGTTACACAAGTGATCAAAGTTACCATCCCCAATGGGACAAATGGACAACATGCGCCTCCCGACAGGATGCACCAAGAAGGACACAGCATTACCTCTGTTGCATAATGTGAATCCATTCATGAGGAAGCCCCCGGCAAGCCCAATATGAGGGACATTCTATGAAGAACTGCCCTTTACTAATAAAAAATGTCTGTGTCATAAAGACTGAGGAACTGATCCAGACCAAAAGAAACTAAACGCCACCTGTGGCTGGATTGAgtcctggatgaggaagatcagTAATtgttacagggacttccctggtggcccagtggttaagaatccgccttgcaccGTGGGCGACATGAGCtcaatccctgatgggggaactaagatcctacatgccgcagaGAAGCTGAGCCCGAGCACCACAGTTcctaagcccgtgtgccgcaaccAGAGGGTCCACGTGGCACAATGAACGAGCCTGTGTGCTACACTTAAGACCTCatgcagccaaaaatattttaaaatttatataaaggaCATTTTGGGACAACTAGTGAAATTTAAATATGGACTCTAAGTGATAATTATACTGTGATTATATCAGAGAGTATCCTTTGATTAGCTATTAGGAGACACACAAAAGTACTTAAGGATAAAGGGTCATGATGATTATAATTCACTCTCAAATGGTTCAGCAAAACAATAATACTCATAATCATACCTGAGCTTGTGTACGTATGTCTAGACCTGTAtctaggcatatatatatatatatatatagagagagagagagagtgtgtgtgtgtgtttgtgtgtttgtgtgtacatgctcagtcatgtctgactctgcaaccgcatggactgtagcctgccaggctcctctgtccatgggattttccaggcaagaataatggagtgggttgccatttcctcctccagggactcttcctgacccgcgtcttctgcactgcaggcagattctttaccactgagtcatcagggaagccccagatatggAGTAAGCaaatatagtaaaaaatattAGGAATTGTTGACTCTTAGGGCAGGGCATGTTAAAGCCCTTTGTGCTATTTCTGCAACTTCTCTGTAAATTTggaattttttcaaaatgaaaattaaaacatgttcAGGCAGTGGAGTCAGGCTGATTGGATGCTAATTCtgccactcagtcgtgtgtgtCCTTTAGAAGCTATTAATGTAGCTTCTATGTGATGAGGGTAAGAGGACACATCCTTTGTAAAGTTGTTGGAAAGAGCACATAAGAACCTGAGCATAATGGctgacactgccaagggcttgcTCTGCACTGTGCCAGGAGTATATTGATGAACCAGTGCAAAGTCTTTTTTTCTGGTAGAGTCAGTCAAGTGGTGACTACTCTCAGTGTTATTACTGGAGCCCAACTCAGGGACAAGCATCTATGCTCAATGATCATTTATTAGTTAAGGGTTAAGACGAGATTCAACACTGGAGCCCTTCTGCCCTGGCAAGTCCAGAAGTGACAGCTGCTGTGCAAGCGAAGAGACCAGACTTGGTTCCTCCAAATCGTGATGAACCGAGGGTGCAGGGAGAAGTCACGAGAACGCTGGCTCACCCCTGCTGCCTGTTCATGATATCCTGGAGTAGCTTGCGGGCAGACAGCTGGCCCAGAATCTTCCGGTAGCTGTTAGTGAAGATGGCATCTGCGTACCGTGGGATCCTAGGAGGAGTCAGAGGTcaaagggtggggtgggaggcccAGGGGACTATGCTCACTTGGTCTCTGTGAGGTTCTTCTGTTGCCTCTTGCCCTGCTCATCCCCAGAGAGGGCTGGAACCAGGGCTGGGTGGTGACCTCTCTGGGGCtcagtctccctccctcccaaaaaTGAGCAAGGGAGGCTGCCTGAGGAGCCAGCTGGGGACCAGCTCGATTCTGCATCCTCAAAGTGCCTCTCTTGCTTCTCTTGTCAGAACTGCTTACCTGAGAGGCTGGGAGGGCAGGGAACCTTGGGAGCCGCTACTGAGGGTGAGGGTCACGAGGAAGAACACCCAGAGCAGCATCCTTCACCCCTGTGCTGGTACCTGGGAAATGACAGACAGGAAGAAAAGGTCAGGCATAGCCACAGACACTGGGATGCCCTCTGCTAGCTCTGGCCCTCAGCCTGGCTCTGTGAGAGCTATGGTCCTTGTCTTTTGGAAGCTGTGGGGTAGGGAAGATGGAGCAGACTCGAAGTCTGACACACCTGGGTTCAAGTTCTGCCTCTGCCAGTCACAAACTCTGGCctcattttctccatctgtaaaatgggcatgacaAGGCTATGCTGCTGACCTCACAGGGTTGAACACACAATGAAAGACAATGGTGAAACTACCACTTCCTATAGGGCATTCTATGTGGGACTCAGGCCTCAGCAAGGAATAATATAATaatgtgtgctaaatcgcttcagtcgtgtccgacactttgtgaccctatggactgtagcccaccaggctcctctgtccgtggggattcttcaggcaagaagactggagttggGGAGGAGCAAACAGCTTCTCATATTTGCCTGAGTCTCCCCCTGCCCCAGTGTGGCACTGACAGCATTAAGTGGGGCTGACAGCTCAGGGTCTGAGTCAGAAAAATCCGAGTTCACATCCAGGCTTGGTCATCACTAGCTGTGCATCCCAGGACTAGGGGCTTCTCCTTTCCAGAcctcagtttctctgtccataaaatGGACTTGATAACTGGACCTACTGCCTAGGGTCATGTGAACATGAACTGAGATGAGGCGCCTGACGTGAGTGGTTGGCACGGGGGCGTTCTTCACGCACCTCTGCTCTGAGGACCTGCTCAGAGGGCAGGCTGTCTTGTTTTGTGTGGACTTGGAGGGAAGGGATAACGGCTGTGCCTCTTGCTCCAGAAATTTAGATTTTGCCCAAGAGTTTTAGCCCTGGAAGAGACCAGGGACCTGGGGAGCCCGGCGGCAGAACCATCTCATAGATCACGTAATTATCCTTAATGGGGGCCTGCTGACACCATGCTCGGCAATTAGGAAGAAGAGTCTACAGGGGACAGAGCCGCCTCTGCTAGGGCCGTGCTCTGCTATCAACCCAGACCGCGGGGTGGAAACCGCTGGGCTCAGGAAGACTCAGTCACCTCAGGGTCAGGACTTCCCATCTCCCAGGGGCATCCCTCTCAGCAGGATGTCCCCTCTAGGGGCATACGGACCCCTCCAGATGCTCGGCCAGCCCCGGAAAGGGCAAGAGACACCTCACGGCCCACAATCTCCCTGAGTGGCTCCATTTCTGGCAGGTCTTGCTCAGAAGGGATTTCCAGCAGGCAGGGCCAGCCCGGGAGGAATCCACTTCCATCCCTGGGCTCACTTCTCCTCTCAGGATATCACCCTCCTTCTCCTAGACACTGGGGTCTGGACTAAACCCAGGAGGACTTGAGGTCCCAGGAAGCACCCCAGGGGACTGTTCACTGCTGTCTGAGACCCTTGCACCCCCAGAGCTGGAAGGAGCAGCCGTCCAGACCTGTCATGAGCCCCCTCTTTCATGTGCTACCCTccgtccccctccccccaacagcCTATGGTCCAGTTTCAGCTCAAACACTGTGAGTGACAGGGAGCTGACTGCCTGCAAGCCAGTGTGTCCTACTTCCAGGCAGCTTTTCCTGTTCGGAAGCTTTTCCCGTTGTGTCAAGTCCAAGTCCCCTTATCCTGCAAATACTTGTTAAGCTTTTGCCACTCTGGCAAGGATCGGAGCTAGAGAAAAGATGGGACCGTGGCCTTGCCTTTGACATCCACCGGCTGTGCCTCCCAGACCTTCTGTACCTTTAACCACACGATGAGCCCTTTAGATGCGTTTTGCACCTGATTTAGACCTTGGCTCCGCAGACCAAGGATCTTTAGCCTTCTGTCCTCATCGCACATTATCACACCCACCTCTCTTTTCCAGACCTGGTCCTCTGCAGGAGTCTCCTAAACAGGGAGATATTTCAGGGCAAAGGGGTCTCCTTGACATGACCACTACTTTTTCTGTCTCCCAGCTGCAGTCTGGGctttcttgccttctttctgGCTGCTCTTTCAATGATCTGAGCACATCCAGGCTCGCAATCACCTCTCTCACCTCTCAGAAGCCCTTGGCATTCTACTCCCTCCAGGGCAAAGCCCAAACTCCTGTTTTCGGCGTAACCGCCATCTCAGCCTCCCCAACTCTTGCCCCTTCTCCCAGGGCTGGCACAAGGGATTCCCAGCCCCTGGGCCCCCCTGGCCCTCACAGGACCCCCTCACATTCTCCCTCGGGAGCAGGTATCATGAGCTCTAGTTTTAGACAGCCAACGAAATGAACCCAGAGAAGGGCCTTTTTTCCATGGTCCTCCATCAAATTAGTTGCAGAGTGGGCACTTCAGAATGGGCCTCCCGCTCTGCGCGGCAGCCTCTCTGATACAATCCCCTATTCACAGGGCTCCCTATTCATGGGGACACTCCAGAATTCATCCCCTGCACATGGAAATCAGTTCTGATAAGACCGAAAGTGTTTGCTCTTTGTTACCGAGTCTCTGGGGAGGAAACAAGGGGGACAAGCAGGAACACCTGCTTGGCTGGCATGTCCCTGTGCACAGCAGGGGTTTGGGGAGCTGAAAATATCCTGAGATTGGCAGATTTGGGAGTCAAGTCGCAGTAAAGCCAGTTACCCCAGGTCGTTCAGAGTGAGGCTGGGCAACCTCATAATCTGGTCAACCAAGAGGCACAACATTTGCCCAAAACCACATACCCCAGGGATGGGTCAAAACACCATTTTAACCTCTGACCGGTGAGAAGCTaatccacagggttacaaaaTCCCACTggacaaagaggaaaaataacaaGAATCATCCAGTTTCTGGTATGATGAGGGTAGAGATTGTGCCGCTAGGAATAAAACAGTGGTTGTGGCAGACAGCTTCCACAGGGCCAGTCTAAGAGACTAGAATTCACTGAATTAAATCAAGCATGAGTCCAAGAACACCATCAACACCTCCTAGATGACTCTGAAGGCATTTTAGGATTTATCAGCTGTCATTATGTTATCCAGTTAGCTTTCCACCATGCTTACAAACTAATTCCGTGATTAGATATATTTGAGGTCGTCTGGACTCAGGATAAATGGGCACTTAATCTACATTAGTTGGCACATTTTGCCAGACTTCATAGCAGGAATGCTACAAGAATTCTGCAGACAAACAGAGGTAAGGTCTCAAGTACCAAACCAGCAAGGCCACTTTTGAACTTCTGGAAAAAAACACAATCTTTTACCTCTTTTAAATCTTCTGCTATGTAATTTAAGAACCCTAAAGCACTGACGTCCTGATTCACTTTATAAACTGTTTCACCGCTAGTGTTCCAAGTCAAAGGAGATCTAAGTTATTCATGAAGAAGCATCTTGAATGGTCATTCAAAAGAACGACACCTCACCTTCTTCCAGAAAGGGTTTGAGGCGGCTTGTgataaaagatacaaataattTAGGATCATTGAAGTGTGGGTTGAGAGACAAATGTGGGGGTAATGGAGTACTCCAAGGGCAGATAATCGTGTCTAAAACCTAAAGTAAGGAGCGCAGCTACAATTGcacaagaaagcaaaatgttatCAATTTCCAGGCAATTACGTTGAATCAGTTCTGAGTGATCAGTGCTAGGTACTGATTTGCGCAGCCACTTGGTTCCTTTCTGAAGaaagaaagtgtcagtcgctcagtcgtgtccaactctacaaccccatggactgtagccctccaggctcctctgtccatggggtttttcaggtaagaatactgtagtgggtagccattcccttctctaggagatcttcctgatccagggatcaaacctgggtctcccacattgcaggcagattcttcaccatctgagccaccagggaagctgtagtccatggcagAATCTCATGCTTGACAGGAGAATCTTGCCAGGTGA
This portion of the Ovis canadensis isolate MfBH-ARS-UI-01 breed Bighorn chromosome 13, ARS-UI_OviCan_v2, whole genome shotgun sequence genome encodes:
- the GHRH gene encoding somatoliberin, giving the protein MLLWVFFLVTLTLSSGSQGSLPSQPLRIPRYADAIFTNSYRKILGQLSARKLLQDIMNRQQGERNQEQGAKVRLGRQVDSVWTDQQQMALESILVSLLQERRNSQG